In one window of Gemmatimonadaceae bacterium DNA:
- the lpdA gene encoding dihydrolipoyl dehydrogenase: protein MAAFDVIILGGGPAGYVCALRCAQLGLQTAVIEREALGGTCVLWGCIPAKALLESASLATKLSHASEHGIAIEGMTLDFGRAMKRSRAISGQNSKGVEFLFKKNKVTWIRGEGVLEKGKKVTVTAADGKKETHEAKKAVVISTGSRVRGLPQAGLELDKSVVLSSDEVLVAESAPKSMVVVGGGAVGCEFADVFNAFGTKVTIIEVLPTILPIEDADCSAELTKAFKKRKIDILTGARITSVKVTKTGATLVVESGGATQTLEVEKVLVAAGRAPNVEKIGLEALGIAKSDRGFVKINEKFETNVPGYYAIGDVAGNQMLAHKGSREGHVLADMLGGQPTHPVNYGNIPSCTYCHPEVASVGLTEQQCKEKKLDYKVGKFPFSANGRARTSGETDGFVKIIRDAKFGEILGAHIVGAHATEIIHELVVARENEFTVEEIDLAIHAHPTLSEAIGEAVLDSMGKMLHA, encoded by the coding sequence ATGGCTGCTTTCGACGTCATCATCCTTGGCGGTGGACCCGCCGGCTACGTCTGCGCGCTCCGCTGCGCCCAACTTGGCCTCCAGACCGCCGTCATTGAACGCGAAGCGCTGGGCGGCACCTGCGTCCTTTGGGGCTGCATACCTGCAAAAGCGCTGCTGGAAAGCGCCAGCCTCGCCACCAAGCTCTCGCACGCCAGTGAGCACGGCATCGCCATCGAGGGTATGACCCTCGACTTTGGCCGCGCCATGAAGCGTTCTCGCGCCATCAGCGGCCAGAACTCCAAGGGTGTCGAGTTCCTGTTCAAGAAGAACAAGGTCACCTGGATTCGCGGCGAAGGCGTGCTGGAAAAGGGCAAGAAAGTCACCGTCACCGCTGCCGACGGCAAAAAGGAAACCCACGAAGCCAAAAAGGCCGTGGTCATTTCCACTGGCTCACGCGTGCGCGGGCTGCCACAGGCCGGCCTGGAACTCGACAAATCGGTGGTATTGTCCAGCGACGAGGTCCTGGTCGCCGAATCGGCGCCCAAGAGCATGGTAGTCGTGGGCGGTGGCGCCGTGGGCTGTGAATTCGCCGATGTGTTCAACGCCTTCGGTACCAAGGTCACCATCATCGAAGTGCTGCCTACCATTCTGCCCATCGAGGACGCCGACTGCAGCGCCGAATTGACCAAGGCGTTCAAGAAGAGAAAGATCGATATCCTCACCGGTGCCAGAATCACCAGCGTCAAGGTCACCAAGACCGGCGCCACGCTGGTGGTCGAGTCCGGCGGTGCGACGCAAACGCTTGAAGTGGAAAAGGTGCTCGTGGCCGCTGGTCGCGCGCCCAACGTGGAGAAGATTGGATTGGAGGCGCTGGGGATTGCCAAGAGCGATCGCGGATTCGTGAAGATCAACGAGAAGTTCGAGACCAACGTGCCCGGCTACTATGCCATCGGTGACGTGGCGGGCAACCAGATGCTGGCGCACAAGGGCTCGCGCGAGGGGCACGTACTGGCCGACATGCTGGGGGGACAGCCCACGCATCCGGTCAATTACGGCAACATCCCCAGCTGCACCTACTGCCATCCGGAAGTGGCATCGGTTGGCCTTACCGAACAGCAGTGCAAGGAAAAGAAGCTCGACTACAAAGTGGGCAAGTTCCCTTTCTCGGCCAACGGCCGTGCCCGCACGTCAGGCGAAACCGATGGCTTCGTGAAGATCATCCGCGACGCCAAATTCGGCGAAATACTCGGCGCGCATATCGTAGGCGCCCACGCCACGGAAATCATCCATGAGTTGGTGGTCGCCCGCGAAAACGAGTTCACCGTCGAGGAAATTGATCTGGCCATCCACGCGCACCCGACGCTGTCCGAAGCGATCGGCGAGGCGGTACTGGATTCGATGGGCAAGATGCTGCATGCGTAA
- the lipB gene encoding lipoyl(octanoyl) transferase LipB, whose translation MLLQVRDLGLVDYDVAWALQKQAAADRISGALAHDTLFLVQHPPVVTLGRSSNPHHLLTAPDMLTSLGIQLRDVERGGDVTVHEPGQLVAYPVFDLKQHTKDLHWYLRQVEAAIMHALASVGLEAGRQTGQTGVWREGRKLASIGVHARDWVTWHGVALNVENDLKTFNHIVPCGIDQVTMTSVKRECEMLGAPYPGLDVVRDAVIAGFASVFSFATVRPAG comes from the coding sequence ATGCTCCTTCAAGTCCGCGACCTCGGCCTGGTCGACTACGACGTCGCGTGGGCGCTGCAGAAACAGGCCGCTGCCGATCGCATCAGCGGTGCGCTGGCGCACGACACGCTCTTTCTTGTGCAGCATCCGCCGGTGGTGACGCTGGGACGCAGCAGCAACCCGCACCACCTGCTGACAGCGCCGGACATGCTGACATCGCTTGGCATCCAGTTGCGCGACGTGGAACGGGGCGGAGACGTGACCGTGCACGAACCCGGTCAATTGGTGGCGTATCCCGTCTTTGACCTCAAACAGCACACCAAAGACCTGCATTGGTACCTGCGTCAGGTTGAAGCGGCCATCATGCATGCGCTCGCGTCAGTGGGGCTGGAGGCGGGTCGACAGACAGGCCAGACCGGGGTTTGGCGCGAAGGCCGCAAGCTCGCCTCCATCGGCGTGCATGCGCGCGACTGGGTCACCTGGCATGGTGTGGCACTCAATGTCGAGAATGACCTGAAGACCTTCAATCACATCGTGCCGTGCGGCATTGATCAGGTGACCATGACCAGCGTCAAACGCGAGTGCGAGATGCTCGGCGCGCCGTATCCGGGGTTGGACGTCGTGCGCGACGCCGTGATTGCCGGATTTGCATCGGTGTTTTCCTTTGCCACGGTGCGGCCGGCCGGATAG
- a CDS encoding Ig-like domain-containing protein, producing the protein MQLFSRKKALVLSLGALTALGACGDDVTVPVAPDAQVVISITPPNATMNIGEALNFAVQITGGSKTTPPTLTGCSSSNNAVATAAVQTGACSVAAVASGNVTITATASTGGQAAASVTVAPAAAAISNLTTSPTTASISVGQTLTIVPNVSKAAASVVVTYGYATSNSAIATVNATTGAVSAVAPGTATITVTANGSGTGFTTAALTAGVTVTVTAAPPALTGMTVQPTNIDMAVGSTRQISTVVSAAAGITAPTPTYSSNNTAVAGVSAAGLVTAVAPGNAQITVTATSAGTATLAATTLTQLVTVNVSPIANLTIANVRQGPTVTSYDNSINQEGLIVSNNAQVNQPVDIANTRDQIQVTINLQTNGQRVDSVVAYIADANGLNRRSAARQQFTNGNANTSDIEFSINTADFTVNWATGAVDVLYPNGLRIMSASVWTTGPTGVVSEIQNAANNRANLNFNNLDSWAARYIAPSRVAQGGAGSNSNLNWWGGPDVAGQGNWTIAPVFYTPGRTVKTVTTEMSQIGDNGSGLLNNMNGNASIFAICGTKTYTNASTLPWNTTYGYTNLPTNNVNCLGYEQNPSVNGLLDMRDLPTLYNVIDNNNNPGPFMRRLAGYRTSASVVQPAPLRLDYQVTSVAVNTNPQVNGAEVSWANGLYSFVTSTAESDAGVGLPTPLGQTYTWTGCTTGNGGTNVAFDGLVKALGAAGEIPECSNDFLGGLLANGPYRVTAFQPDVLGNIGSGTSPRFGVDKRNPELTLADEQTLGALGAAAGSRMTAAVRVNADSIFDNATTTFSTVAATPSLAAATAINSTNALFGARYRDERAGFRTDNHGTRGLTRWAPAASPLLSNVSVSSQQITSGTRTLNYDGVAGNQESVVDAFDPTFRRDSIAIFGNNGGAAATPGYYFYNITVIDRAGNFSSVNRTAAIDITSPQVTGVTIPAVLQGGSQLTFNPTGSDDLEALDGDLFLQYPTMANGGDGVVDPLNAGQRERPFALPS; encoded by the coding sequence ATGCAACTCTTTTCTCGGAAAAAGGCGCTCGTACTGAGCCTCGGCGCGTTGACCGCGCTGGGTGCTTGCGGCGATGACGTCACGGTGCCCGTAGCGCCGGATGCGCAGGTGGTTATTTCCATCACGCCTCCGAACGCGACGATGAACATTGGTGAGGCGCTGAACTTTGCGGTTCAGATCACCGGTGGTAGCAAGACGACCCCGCCGACGTTGACGGGTTGCTCGTCTTCGAACAACGCCGTTGCGACGGCCGCTGTGCAGACAGGTGCGTGCAGCGTAGCCGCCGTTGCCTCGGGCAACGTGACGATTACGGCGACGGCATCGACGGGCGGCCAGGCCGCGGCGTCGGTGACGGTTGCTCCGGCCGCCGCAGCAATCAGCAACCTCACGACCTCGCCGACCACGGCGAGCATCAGCGTTGGCCAGACCCTCACGATCGTTCCGAACGTGAGCAAGGCTGCCGCGTCGGTGGTTGTGACGTACGGCTACGCCACCAGCAACTCGGCCATCGCGACGGTGAATGCGACGACGGGTGCGGTGTCGGCAGTAGCGCCGGGTACCGCGACCATCACGGTCACGGCAAACGGTTCAGGCACGGGCTTCACGACGGCCGCCCTCACGGCGGGCGTTACGGTGACGGTCACGGCGGCTCCGCCGGCGTTGACGGGCATGACGGTTCAGCCGACCAACATCGATATGGCCGTCGGTTCGACGCGCCAGATTTCGACGGTGGTTTCGGCCGCGGCCGGCATCACGGCGCCGACCCCGACGTATTCGTCGAACAACACGGCGGTCGCTGGCGTTTCGGCGGCTGGCTTGGTGACGGCGGTGGCGCCGGGTAACGCGCAGATCACGGTGACGGCCACGTCGGCTGGCACGGCGACGCTCGCCGCGACCACGCTCACGCAGCTCGTGACGGTAAACGTTTCGCCGATCGCCAACCTGACGATCGCCAACGTCCGTCAGGGCCCGACGGTGACGTCGTATGACAACTCGATCAATCAGGAAGGCCTGATTGTCTCGAACAACGCGCAGGTCAACCAGCCGGTCGACATCGCCAACACGCGTGACCAGATCCAGGTCACGATCAACCTGCAGACCAATGGTCAGCGCGTTGACTCGGTGGTGGCCTACATCGCCGACGCGAACGGCCTCAACCGCCGCTCGGCCGCTCGTCAGCAGTTCACGAACGGCAACGCGAACACCAGCGACATCGAGTTCTCCATCAACACGGCCGATTTCACTGTCAACTGGGCGACCGGTGCGGTGGACGTGCTGTATCCGAACGGCCTGCGCATCATGTCCGCCTCCGTGTGGACGACTGGCCCGACGGGCGTCGTGTCGGAAATTCAGAACGCGGCCAACAATCGCGCGAACCTGAACTTCAACAACCTGGACAGCTGGGCGGCGCGTTACATCGCTCCGTCGCGTGTTGCGCAGGGCGGCGCGGGTTCCAACAGCAACCTGAACTGGTGGGGCGGCCCGGACGTTGCGGGCCAGGGCAACTGGACCATCGCGCCTGTCTTCTACACGCCTGGCCGTACGGTCAAGACCGTCACGACCGAAATGTCGCAGATCGGTGACAACGGTTCAGGCCTCCTGAACAACATGAACGGCAACGCCAGCATCTTCGCGATTTGCGGTACCAAGACGTACACGAACGCGAGCACGCTGCCGTGGAACACCACGTATGGCTACACGAACCTGCCGACGAACAACGTGAACTGCTTGGGCTACGAGCAGAACCCGTCAGTCAACGGCTTGCTCGACATGCGTGACCTGCCGACGCTGTACAACGTGATCGACAACAACAACAACCCGGGTCCGTTCATGCGTCGCCTTGCCGGCTACCGCACGTCCGCCTCGGTCGTGCAGCCGGCGCCGCTCCGCCTGGATTACCAGGTCACGAGCGTTGCGGTGAACACGAACCCGCAGGTCAACGGCGCCGAAGTCAGCTGGGCCAACGGCCTGTACAGCTTCGTGACGTCGACCGCCGAGTCCGACGCCGGTGTTGGTCTGCCGACGCCGCTTGGCCAGACGTACACTTGGACGGGTTGCACCACGGGCAACGGTGGCACGAACGTCGCGTTCGACGGTCTCGTGAAGGCGCTGGGCGCTGCGGGCGAAATCCCCGAGTGCTCCAATGACTTCCTGGGCGGACTCTTGGCCAACGGCCCGTACAGGGTCACAGCCTTCCAGCCTGACGTGCTTGGCAACATCGGAAGCGGCACCTCGCCGCGCTTCGGCGTCGACAAGCGGAACCCGGAACTCACGCTGGCCGACGAGCAGACGCTCGGCGCGCTGGGTGCGGCTGCTGGTTCCCGCATGACGGCGGCGGTTCGCGTCAATGCCGATTCCATCTTTGATAACGCGACCACGACGTTCTCGACAGTTGCTGCGACCCCCAGCTTGGCTGCGGCGACGGCGATCAACTCGACGAACGCGCTGTTCGGCGCCCGGTACCGCGATGAGCGCGCCGGCTTCCGTACGGACAATCATGGTACGCGTGGCCTGACCCGTTGGGCCCCGGCGGCTTCACCGCTGCTGAGCAACGTGTCGGTGTCTTCGCAGCAGATCACGTCGGGCACGCGCACGCTCAATTATGACGGCGTCGCGGGCAATCAGGAGTCGGTGGTTGATGCCTTCGATCCGACGTTCCGTCGCGATTCGATCGCCATCTTCGGCAACAACGGTGGCGCTGCGGCGACGCCGGGCTACTACTTCTACAACATCACCGTCATCGATCGCGCTGGTAACTTCAGCTCGGTCAACCGTACGGCAGCGATCGACATCACGTCACCGCAGGTGACTGGTGTGACGATCCCGGCCGTGCTCCAGGGTGGTTCGCAGCTCACGTTCAACCCGACGGGTTCGGACGACCTGGAAGCGCTTGACGGCGATCTGTTCCTGCAGTATCCGACGATGGCCAACGGTGGTGACGGTGTCGTTGATCCGCTCAACGCCGGCCAACGTGAACGGCCGTTTGCGCTACCGTCGTAA
- a CDS encoding ATP-dependent helicase — MADLTRIHLPTHREIPAPSGEALGPALNAAQALAASHGDSPLLIVAGAGSGKTRTLIHRVAHLINRGVPASRILLLTFTRRASQEMLDRCQRLVGTASLQVQGGTFHGIAHRLLRRFGPAAGLPADFTILDQGDAADLMGLARAALGYADSSKAPRSAPRFPRAETLLSMYSRQVNTDRPIADLIGEQWPHFLAWVGDIEPLFADYVRRKAERNLLDYDDLLLSWALLLEQAPAIAEQIRAQYDHVLVDEYQDTNPLQSRILRALCTNGRITVVGDDAQSIYAFRGATIRNILDFPHQFPDTHIVTLERNYRSVPGILDTTNALISRSRERYSKQLWTERTGGEPPWLVTVRDEHEQTRFVVDRILELHDEGMPLREMAVLFRAGYLSADLEIELSNRRIPYEKWGGLKFLEAAHVKDILAFLRVLENPLDEVSWYRLLRLLPGVGDATARAAVDLLAQHGWAPMAIGAVRAPSRARPGLQALSALLDGMRRVNVQAPAEAIRLVRQLYDPILRATYDDAPPRLADLDQLEVIAAGYPDRATFLAALALEPPANTQDLAVGGDDESDALILSTAHSAKGKEWDAVFVIWAADGIFPMARTADKEDEVDEERRLLYVAMTRARDQLYVTYPLHSYPSRTGADFAFGQMSRFLDPGVRSTMQRVTLGTDMPPELPALRGEPVIDLRSLLRGRFGGSGKLPEG; from the coding sequence ATGGCTGACCTCACCCGCATCCACCTCCCCACCCACCGGGAAATCCCCGCGCCTTCGGGTGAGGCGCTCGGTCCGGCGCTCAACGCCGCCCAGGCCCTGGCTGCCAGCCATGGCGATTCCCCTCTCCTTATTGTGGCCGGCGCCGGATCAGGAAAGACCCGCACCCTCATCCATCGCGTCGCCCACCTCATTAATAGAGGCGTCCCGGCCAGCCGCATCCTCCTGCTCACCTTCACTCGTCGAGCGTCCCAGGAGATGCTGGACCGGTGCCAGCGGCTGGTCGGCACGGCCTCGCTCCAGGTCCAGGGCGGCACCTTTCACGGAATCGCCCACCGCTTGCTCCGCCGTTTCGGTCCAGCCGCCGGACTGCCGGCCGATTTCACCATCCTCGATCAGGGCGACGCCGCCGATCTCATGGGACTCGCCCGCGCCGCCCTCGGCTACGCCGACTCGTCCAAGGCGCCGCGCTCGGCCCCCCGCTTCCCGCGCGCCGAAACGCTGCTGTCCATGTATTCGCGGCAGGTCAACACCGATCGCCCCATCGCCGATCTGATCGGCGAGCAATGGCCGCATTTCCTGGCCTGGGTGGGCGACATCGAGCCGCTGTTTGCCGACTATGTGCGCCGCAAAGCCGAGCGGAATCTGCTGGACTATGACGATCTGCTGCTGTCGTGGGCGCTGCTGCTGGAACAGGCACCGGCCATCGCCGAGCAGATTCGCGCCCAGTACGACCACGTGCTGGTGGACGAGTACCAGGACACCAATCCGCTGCAGTCACGCATCCTGCGCGCGCTCTGCACGAATGGCCGTATCACGGTGGTCGGCGACGACGCCCAGAGCATCTACGCGTTTCGCGGCGCCACCATCCGCAATATCCTCGATTTCCCGCATCAGTTCCCCGACACGCACATCGTCACGCTCGAGCGCAACTATCGCTCGGTGCCCGGGATTCTCGACACCACCAACGCGCTCATCTCGCGCAGTCGGGAACGCTACTCCAAACAGCTGTGGACCGAGCGCACCGGCGGTGAGCCCCCCTGGCTGGTCACGGTGCGCGATGAACACGAGCAGACCCGCTTCGTCGTCGATCGCATTCTTGAGTTGCATGACGAAGGGATGCCGCTGCGCGAAATGGCGGTCCTCTTTCGCGCCGGGTATCTGTCGGCTGACCTCGAAATCGAACTGTCCAATCGACGCATTCCCTACGAGAAGTGGGGCGGACTGAAGTTTCTCGAAGCGGCGCATGTCAAGGACATCCTGGCGTTCCTGCGCGTCCTGGAGAATCCCCTCGACGAAGTGAGCTGGTATCGCCTGCTCAGACTGTTGCCCGGCGTTGGTGATGCCACCGCGCGCGCCGCCGTCGATCTGCTGGCCCAGCACGGATGGGCACCAATGGCCATCGGCGCCGTCCGCGCGCCGTCACGCGCACGACCGGGATTGCAAGCGCTGTCGGCCCTGCTGGACGGCATGCGCCGCGTGAACGTGCAGGCGCCCGCCGAAGCCATTCGCCTGGTCCGTCAACTGTACGATCCCATTCTCAGGGCCACGTACGACGACGCCCCTCCCCGACTGGCCGACCTGGATCAACTGGAAGTCATCGCCGCCGGTTACCCCGATCGCGCAACGTTTCTGGCCGCGCTGGCCCTCGAGCCGCCGGCCAATACGCAGGACCTCGCCGTGGGTGGTGACGACGAATCCGACGCGCTCATTCTGTCCACCGCCCACTCGGCGAAAGGCAAGGAATGGGATGCGGTGTTCGTGATCTGGGCGGCTGACGGGATCTTTCCCATGGCGCGCACCGCCGACAAGGAAGACGAGGTGGATGAAGAGCGCCGACTGTTATACGTGGCGATGACCCGCGCGCGCGACCAACTGTACGTCACCTATCCGCTGCACAGCTATCCGTCACGCACCGGTGCCGACTTTGCCTTTGGGCAGATGTCGCGTTTTCTCGATCCCGGCGTGCGCAGCACCATGCAGCGCGTGACGCTGGGAACCGACATGCCGCCCGAGCTCCCGGCGCTGCGCGGTGAACCGGTTATCGACTTGCGATCGTTGCTGCGCGGACGGTTTGGCGGGAGCGGGAAACTGCCGGAGGGTTGA
- a CDS encoding insulinase family protein has protein sequence MRFALVLAASLAVAPLHAQSPTRAAAPKTPTDSFRLAARLPVDPAVRVGTLSNGLKYYVRRNAKPEQRAELRLVVNAGSILEDNDQRGLAHFLEHMAFNGTKSFAKNDIVKYLESIGVRFGADLNAETGFDETIFILPVPTDSAGILEKSFRFLGDVATGILFDSLDVVAERGVVLSEWRSGLGAGERIRDLQFPVIFRGSRYAQRLPIGLPEVIEKANPAPIKRFWRDWYRPDLMAVIAVGDVDPARLEALIRQTFGAIPRRTAARPRTVATVPKHDSTLVSIATDAELTSSSVGVLWKLPPTGTRTVGEYRQMMMRRLYNSMLNQRFSELSQKPDAPFIGAGAGGGNFVRGSDYYSLDAGAKEGKLLASLQVVLTEAERVQRHGFLQSELDRGRTNLLRSLERAYTERDKTPSASFVGEYIDNYLSGDGIPGVAFEFSAAKALLPKVTLAEVNALGNERSGAANRVVTVTLPKKDGLPVPTETEIRKIFATVASSTIAPWTETVAEGALVRVAPTPGRVVAEKRYDSIGLTEWTLSNGVHVYVKSTDFNADQVLMTAWSPGGASLLPDSSVFRGAFTTTALERGGVGEFSLIDLNKKLTGKVAAVSPFIGDLNEGLNGRASPKDLETLMQLIWLRMTAPRADSIAMQALVQQFDAVLRNKDANPAAVFSDTVQVTLAGGHPRVRPLSVDMLKELDLAQMLAIYKDRFSDASDFSFLFVGNVDLATLKPLVEQWLAALPSTGRKETYRDVGPKLFSGRIDKTVRKGVAPQSQTAVLLAGADAWSREQAYILSSVGEVLEMRLNDRLREALGGTYSVGINTAFSRRPRAEWQVVINYGSAPEKADTMFAAVRQELDSLRRVPPTAAELERVREQQRRELEVARKQNNWWVSMLQGRLDNGDDVTTVFADDALIAGLTVEKLAAGAKKFLDESNRARFVLLPEAKKP, from the coding sequence ATGCGCTTCGCCCTTGTCCTTGCCGCCTCGCTGGCCGTTGCGCCGCTTCATGCGCAAAGTCCGACGCGCGCCGCTGCGCCGAAAACGCCGACTGACTCCTTTCGGCTGGCCGCGCGACTGCCGGTTGATCCTGCGGTGCGCGTCGGCACACTGTCCAATGGCCTGAAATACTATGTGCGACGCAATGCGAAACCCGAGCAACGCGCCGAGCTGCGTCTGGTGGTGAACGCGGGCTCCATTCTCGAGGACAACGATCAGCGCGGTCTCGCGCACTTTCTCGAGCACATGGCGTTCAATGGCACGAAGAGCTTCGCCAAGAACGACATCGTCAAGTATCTCGAGTCCATCGGCGTCCGCTTCGGCGCGGACCTGAACGCCGAGACCGGCTTTGACGAAACCATCTTCATTCTCCCCGTACCGACCGACAGCGCCGGCATTCTCGAAAAGAGTTTCCGGTTTCTTGGCGATGTCGCCACCGGCATTTTGTTTGATTCGCTGGATGTCGTCGCCGAACGCGGGGTCGTACTGTCCGAGTGGCGCAGTGGGCTGGGCGCCGGTGAACGCATTCGCGATCTGCAGTTCCCCGTCATCTTTCGCGGCTCGCGCTATGCGCAACGTCTGCCCATTGGCTTGCCGGAGGTCATCGAAAAGGCCAATCCCGCGCCCATCAAACGGTTCTGGCGTGACTGGTATCGTCCCGACCTCATGGCGGTGATCGCGGTAGGCGATGTCGACCCGGCGCGTCTGGAAGCGCTGATCCGGCAGACCTTCGGGGCCATTCCGCGACGCACCGCCGCACGCCCACGCACAGTGGCGACGGTGCCGAAACACGACTCCACGCTGGTGTCGATTGCCACCGACGCCGAGTTGACCTCGTCATCCGTTGGCGTGTTGTGGAAGCTGCCACCTACCGGGACACGCACCGTGGGCGAGTACCGTCAGATGATGATGCGTCGCCTGTACAACAGCATGCTCAATCAGCGCTTCAGCGAGTTGTCGCAGAAGCCTGACGCGCCGTTTATCGGGGCTGGCGCCGGCGGTGGCAACTTCGTGCGCGGCAGCGACTACTACTCGCTTGATGCGGGCGCCAAGGAAGGCAAGCTGCTGGCCTCGCTGCAGGTGGTGCTCACGGAAGCCGAACGCGTGCAGCGGCACGGCTTTCTGCAGAGCGAGCTGGATCGGGGTCGCACGAATCTGCTGCGTTCACTGGAGCGGGCGTACACCGAACGTGACAAGACACCATCCGCGTCGTTCGTAGGCGAGTACATCGACAACTATCTGTCGGGAGACGGCATTCCCGGCGTCGCCTTCGAGTTTTCGGCCGCCAAGGCGCTGTTACCCAAGGTGACGCTCGCGGAAGTCAATGCGTTGGGGAACGAGCGCAGCGGCGCCGCCAACCGCGTGGTCACGGTCACGTTACCCAAGAAGGACGGATTGCCGGTGCCAACGGAGACCGAAATCCGAAAGATTTTTGCCACGGTTGCCTCATCGACCATCGCACCATGGACGGAGACGGTAGCGGAAGGGGCGCTGGTGCGGGTCGCGCCCACGCCGGGACGGGTGGTGGCCGAGAAGCGATACGACAGTATCGGACTCACCGAGTGGACTCTGTCGAACGGTGTTCACGTGTACGTGAAGTCCACCGATTTCAATGCCGATCAGGTGTTGATGACCGCGTGGAGTCCGGGCGGCGCCAGTCTCCTGCCGGACAGCTCTGTATTTCGCGGGGCGTTCACCACGACCGCGCTGGAGCGCGGCGGCGTGGGAGAATTCTCGCTTATTGACCTCAACAAGAAGCTCACCGGCAAGGTCGCTGCCGTCTCACCATTCATCGGCGATCTCAATGAAGGGCTGAACGGGCGGGCGTCACCGAAGGATTTGGAAACGCTCATGCAGCTGATCTGGTTGCGCATGACGGCGCCGCGCGCGGACTCTATTGCCATGCAGGCACTGGTCCAGCAGTTCGACGCCGTGCTGCGCAACAAGGACGCCAACCCGGCGGCGGTGTTCAGCGACACGGTGCAGGTCACGCTGGCAGGGGGGCACCCGCGCGTGCGGCCGCTGTCGGTGGATATGCTGAAGGAACTCGATCTTGCGCAGATGCTGGCGATCTACAAGGATCGCTTCAGTGATGCGAGCGATTTTTCGTTCCTGTTTGTCGGCAATGTCGATCTGGCTACGCTGAAGCCCTTGGTCGAACAGTGGCTGGCCGCCCTGCCGTCCACCGGCCGCAAGGAAACGTACCGCGACGTGGGACCGAAGCTGTTCAGCGGACGGATCGACAAGACCGTCCGCAAGGGGGTCGCGCCACAAAGCCAGACCGCCGTGTTGCTGGCCGGTGCCGATGCGTGGAGTCGGGAGCAGGCGTACATCCTGTCGTCAGTCGGCGAAGTACTGGAGATGCGATTGAATGATCGGCTGCGCGAGGCGCTGGGCGGCACGTATTCGGTGGGCATCAACACGGCGTTCTCGCGTCGTCCTCGCGCTGAGTGGCAGGTGGTCATCAATTACGGGTCGGCGCCGGAGAAGGCCGACACGATGTTCGCGGCGGTGCGCCAGGAGCTGGATTCGTTGCGGCGCGTGCCGCCGACGGCGGCCGAATTGGAGCGCGTGCGTGAACAACAGCGGCGGGAACTGGAAGTGGCGCGCAAGCAGAACAACTGGTGGGTCAGCATGCTGCAGGGGCGACTCGACAACGGCGACGATGTCACAACCGTGTTTGCCGACGACGCGTTGATTGCGGGACTGACGGTGGAGAAATTGGCGGCGGGCGCGAAGAAGTTTCTGGACGAGAGCAATCGGGCGCGGTTTGTGCTGCTGCCGGAGGCGAAGAAGCCTTGA
- a CDS encoding four helix bundle protein encodes MRNPQNLAVLPRANALVLSLHRSPLRVRGRRAPGLSAQLLRSASSIPWNIAEGAAHDDPAFVRYLTTAIASANEAEQQLQLAHALDLLGDDGDWHLTEIVELRKMMIGLRKSVLRKKPRKP; translated from the coding sequence ATGCGCAATCCTCAAAATCTCGCCGTGCTGCCGCGCGCCAATGCCTTGGTGCTCTCGCTCCACCGCTCTCCGCTTCGGGTTCGTGGTCGACGCGCGCCCGGACTCAGTGCGCAACTGCTACGATCAGCCAGCTCGATTCCCTGGAACATCGCTGAAGGCGCCGCGCACGACGATCCGGCTTTCGTGCGATACCTGACCACCGCAATCGCATCGGCCAACGAAGCGGAACAGCAACTCCAGTTGGCCCATGCGCTCGACTTGCTGGGCGACGACGGCGACTGGCACCTGACCGAGATCGTTGAACTCCGGAAGATGATGATCGGGTTGCGCAAATCGGTGCTTCGAAAGAAACCGAGGAAACCGTAG